The Clarias gariepinus isolate MV-2021 ecotype Netherlands chromosome 7, CGAR_prim_01v2, whole genome shotgun sequence genome includes a window with the following:
- the LOC128527454 gene encoding uncharacterized protein LOC128527454 isoform X2: protein MLKCKADLPEKRNVTQIHMYLFKNGEIVKMEPFNAQTRDDMIVNLTKVTVEHSGLYTCLFSEEKLIISKTTVTGHNSVSIKVLGDLLPATIEAPKTSVKKEETLTLSCTFKKYKNCTQVYVYLCFNGIGNSKKQVICSDVIISTTFDLSEKKSGNYSCVYSAFNFSLSEVNTTGENTIFVQIRNDSFDVLRLITGVLVAALVLLLVLLGICFYRGIFHFRLCQDPAESTLNNEPFYQEITTGTLYVDENGELRSSGAKSCRRAVENVNVLYSSIQKHKGEQTAEQNANLNIEGAGYDRPEAQYAVINKRKGKTGDEQVMQSFSCNPSVTYSLVNY from the exons ATGTTAAAGTGCAAAGCTGACCTACCAGAAAAGAGAAACGTAACACAAATCCATATGTATCTCTTCAAAAATGGTGAAATAGTCAAGATGGAGCCTTTTAATGCTCAGACAAGGGATGATATGATAGTTAACTTAACCAAAGTCACTGTAGAACATTCTGGATTGTACACATGCCTTTTCTCTGAGGAGAAACTCATTATCAGTAAGACAACTGTCACAGGACACAACTCTGTCTCAATCAAGGTTTTAG GTGATTTATTACCTGCAACAATTGAAGCACCAAAAACTTCAGTAAAAAAGGAAGAGACTTTGACACTCAGCTgcacctttaaaaaatataaaaactgtaCTCAAGTCTATGTTTATCTCTGTTTTAATGGGATTGGAAACAGCAAGAAGCAGGTGATTTGTAGCGATgtgattatttccacaacatttgaCCTTTccgaaaaaaaatctggaaattaCAGCTGTGTGTATTCAGCTTTTAACTTCAGTCTCAGTGAGGTGAACACCACAGGAGAAAACACAATCTTCGTTCAAATAAGAAACG ACAGTTTTGATGTTCTGAGGTTAATAACTGGTGTTTTGGTTGCTGCACTTGTGCTTCTGTTGGTCCTGTTGGGAATCTGCTTCTACCGAGGCATCTTTCATTTCA GGTTGTGCCAAGATCCTGCTGAAAG CACTTTGAACAATGAGCCTTTCTACCAGGAGATCACAACAG GTACACTCTATGTGGATGAAAATGGAGAGCT GAGAAGTTCTGGTGCAAAGTCTTGTAGAAGAGCAgtggaaaatgtaaatgttttatactcctccatacaaaaacataaag GTGAACAAACTGCGGAACAAAATGCGAATCT AAATATAGAGGGAGCCGGTTATGACAGGCCTGAAGCTCAATATGCAGTAATTAACAAACGCAAAG GCAAAACAGGGGACGAGCAAGTAATGCAAAG CTTCAGCTGTAACCCCAGTGTCACATACAGCCTGGTAAATTACTGA
- the LOC128527454 gene encoding uncharacterized protein LOC128527454 isoform X1 has translation MLKCKADLPEKRNVTQIHMYLFKNGEIVKMEPFNAQTRDDMIVNLTKVTVEHSGLYTCLFSEEKLIISKTTVTGHNSVSIKVLGDLLPATIEAPKTSVKKEETLTLSCTFKKYKNCTQVYVYLCFNGIGNSKKQVICSDVIISTTFDLSEKKSGNYSCVYSAFNFSLSEVNTTGENTIFVQIRNDSFDVLRLITGVLVAALVLLLVLLGICFYRGIFHFRCRGELHRSVMGLCQDPAESTLNNEPFYQEITTGTLYVDENGELRSSGAKSCRRAVENVNVLYSSIQKHKGEQTAEQNANLNIEGAGYDRPEAQYAVINKRKGKTGDEQVMQSFSCNPSVTYSLVNY, from the exons ATGTTAAAGTGCAAAGCTGACCTACCAGAAAAGAGAAACGTAACACAAATCCATATGTATCTCTTCAAAAATGGTGAAATAGTCAAGATGGAGCCTTTTAATGCTCAGACAAGGGATGATATGATAGTTAACTTAACCAAAGTCACTGTAGAACATTCTGGATTGTACACATGCCTTTTCTCTGAGGAGAAACTCATTATCAGTAAGACAACTGTCACAGGACACAACTCTGTCTCAATCAAGGTTTTAG GTGATTTATTACCTGCAACAATTGAAGCACCAAAAACTTCAGTAAAAAAGGAAGAGACTTTGACACTCAGCTgcacctttaaaaaatataaaaactgtaCTCAAGTCTATGTTTATCTCTGTTTTAATGGGATTGGAAACAGCAAGAAGCAGGTGATTTGTAGCGATgtgattatttccacaacatttgaCCTTTccgaaaaaaaatctggaaattaCAGCTGTGTGTATTCAGCTTTTAACTTCAGTCTCAGTGAGGTGAACACCACAGGAGAAAACACAATCTTCGTTCAAATAAGAAACG ACAGTTTTGATGTTCTGAGGTTAATAACTGGTGTTTTGGTTGCTGCACTTGTGCTTCTGTTGGTCCTGTTGGGAATCTGCTTCTACCGAGGCATCTTTCATTTCA GATGCAGAGGAGAACTTCATCGCAGTGTGATGG GGTTGTGCCAAGATCCTGCTGAAAG CACTTTGAACAATGAGCCTTTCTACCAGGAGATCACAACAG GTACACTCTATGTGGATGAAAATGGAGAGCT GAGAAGTTCTGGTGCAAAGTCTTGTAGAAGAGCAgtggaaaatgtaaatgttttatactcctccatacaaaaacataaag GTGAACAAACTGCGGAACAAAATGCGAATCT AAATATAGAGGGAGCCGGTTATGACAGGCCTGAAGCTCAATATGCAGTAATTAACAAACGCAAAG GCAAAACAGGGGACGAGCAAGTAATGCAAAG CTTCAGCTGTAACCCCAGTGTCACATACAGCCTGGTAAATTACTGA